The following are from one region of the Magallana gigas chromosome 4, xbMagGiga1.1, whole genome shotgun sequence genome:
- the LOC105325773 gene encoding uncharacterized protein isoform X1, whose translation MAGIKSPKLTPMDRPWRGPVVRNVGREEVATKEESSAWQDLIKGGTIPTAASLRVPPARIGLSAKPDPLQGLSSREVSERYILKLQKERERTNQAVSRSLDNLPIKIKQMVKEKTDPELLKARFINDYRNGMYTSRSQSYQLGMGTKYDACNTTNHLFQAMPINSLCKHTKRNCSKCHKQTRGRKPAKRQEKDNSETKTVTTDTETRTSGYDSDFDLVLNQFGDQRLQSDVSMLNGFPVRLQQDTASVTSKELKDFKNRYQKVFDANRNVHFVHSSLMNSKRVKRLNKTNSRPRLRGSYVPNEEYSLEMMNIRPVYHDSLNKYTRKTSLYPIAPPQSRISENTDYQTPHYHLSDYSYSDADDEYEDSYTPDKSSTNQDVPRLKLDDEGDYIGDDNDDDEDDDSNDDFDANASNSQISSSRNSNQKFNTVTDDLQQSGESAAFVPLSMTALQMHNGGKTANPKQSTRILPQICNLTDITEREESNLTRSTKVFSEAPSDVRMSIRIAYKSGDDVIRELSNISSGEIMVPRWSRQDTNCDVIEEVVRSKSGESKSKGDSPTARGVQEGISKGLHTGYSNLYQESMHDIADTINEARRAMDFIDQTLASGDKTDPRDSAVTQARGDHVESEKIDQDENELKDDDERYIKENQGVTPIDEHLKSLDIESPQIERTKSLSVRDVKPVDMDSTLVVKESGTDYGNSRGVGQKSTVSRQSSEERATFFVTNCERNT comes from the exons CCGAGAGGAAGTGGCCACGAAGGAAGAGTCCTCCGCCTGGCAGGATCTTATCAAAGGAGGGACGATCCCCACCGCGGCGTCTCTCCGTGTCCCACCGGCCCGCATAGGACTGTCGGCGAAACCGGACCCACTGCAGGGGTTATCTAGTCGCGAGGTGTCCGAGAGGTACATCCTTAAACTCCAGAAGGAACGTGAGCGGACCAATCAGGCCGTGAGTCGTAGTCTGGACAATCTACCAATCAAAATTAA ACAAATGGTAAAAGAGAAAACAGACCCCGAGTTATTAAAGGCCAGGTTTATCAATGATTACAGAAATGGAATGTATACTAGCAGAAGCCAGAGTTATCAACTTGGGATGGGAACAAAATATGACGCTTGTAACACAACCAATCACCTTTTTCAAGCCATGCCAATAAACTCCCTGTGCAAACACACCAAAAGAAACTGTAGCAAGTGTCATAAACAAACCAGAGGGAGAAAGCCAGCAAAGAGACAAGAAAAAGATAACAGCGAAACCAAAACCGTGACAACGGATACGGAAACACGGACTTCCGGTTATGATTCTGATTTCGACCTCGTTTTGAATCAGTTTGGCGATCAACGCTTACAGAGTGATGTATCGATGCTGAATGGGTTTCCGGTGCGCCTACAGCAAGACACGGCTAGTGTTACCTCCAAGGAATTAAAGGACTTCAAGAATCGATATCAAAAAGTATTTGATGCGAACCGAAACGTCCATTTCGTTCATTCTTCATTGATGAATAGTAAACGCGTCAAACGACTGAACAAAACCAACTCACGGCCTCGTCTCCGAGGTTCATACGTACCAAACGAGGAGTATTCTTTAGAGATGATGAACATTCGCCCAGTTTATCACGATTCCCTTAATAAATACACGAGAAAAACATCCTTGTATCCCATTGCGCCGCCTCAAAGTCGCATATCTGAAAACACTGACTACCAGACCCCTCATTATCACCTCTCTGACTATTCGTATTCTGACGCCGACGATGAGTACGAGGATTCGTACACACCCGATAAAAGCTCCACTAACCAGGATGTACCCCGGCTCAAGTTGGACGATGAAGGAGATTATATTGGTGATGATAATGATGACGATGAAGATGACGATAGCAATGACGATTTTGATGCTAATGCGAGCAATTCTCAGATATCAAGCTCAAGAAATAGTAATCAAAAATTTAACACTGTAACAGACGATCTGCAGCAATCTGGGGAAAGCGCCGCGTTTGTTCCTCTATCTATGACTGCCTTGCAGATGCACAACGGCGGAAAAACTGCAAACCCAAAACAAAGTACTAGAATCCTTCCACAGATATGCAATCTTACGGACATCACCGAAAGAGAAGAGAGCAACCTCACTCGATCCACAAAAGTGTTTAGCGAAGCTCCCTCTGACGTACGCATGTCTATCCGGATTGCGTATAAATCAGGTGATGACGTCATAAGAGAACTGAGCAACATTTCGTCGGGAGAAATCATGGTTCCACGCTGGTCTCGACAAGACACCAACTGTGATGTCATCGAAGAGGTCGTAAGGTCAAAAAGTGGGGAATCTAAAAGCAAAGGAGATTCCCCAACAGCTCGAGGAGTCCAAGAGGGGATTTCTAAGGGCTTACATACGGGTTATAGTAATCTGTATCAGGAATCCATGCATGATATCGCTGATACGATAAACGAAGCTCGGCGGGCCATGGATTTTATAGATCAGACTTTGGCCTCGGGAGATAAAACTGACCCCAGAGACAGTGCCGTTACCCAGGCGAGGGGGGATCATGTCGAGTCCGAAAAGATTGACCAAGATGAGAATGAGCTTAAGGACGACGATGAGAGATATATCAAAGAGAACCAAGGGGTTACTCCGATTGATGAGCATTTGAAAAGTTTGGACATCGAGAGCCCGCAGATAGAAAGGACAAAATCTCTCTCAGTTAGAGACGTGAAACCGGTAGACATGGATTCGACGTTAGTTGTCAAAGAGTCAGGCACTGATTATGGAAACAGTCGTGGGGTCGGTCAAAAATCGACAGTTTCAAGACAATCAAGTGAAGAAAGGGCGACGTTCTTTGTGACCAACTGCGAACGAAACACTTGA
- the LOC105325773 gene encoding uncharacterized protein isoform X2 has protein sequence MSQQKHSDVIKTLCLCCSVREEVATKEESSAWQDLIKGGTIPTAASLRVPPARIGLSAKPDPLQGLSSREVSERYILKLQKERERTNQAVSRSLDNLPIKIKQMVKEKTDPELLKARFINDYRNGMYTSRSQSYQLGMGTKYDACNTTNHLFQAMPINSLCKHTKRNCSKCHKQTRGRKPAKRQEKDNSETKTVTTDTETRTSGYDSDFDLVLNQFGDQRLQSDVSMLNGFPVRLQQDTASVTSKELKDFKNRYQKVFDANRNVHFVHSSLMNSKRVKRLNKTNSRPRLRGSYVPNEEYSLEMMNIRPVYHDSLNKYTRKTSLYPIAPPQSRISENTDYQTPHYHLSDYSYSDADDEYEDSYTPDKSSTNQDVPRLKLDDEGDYIGDDNDDDEDDDSNDDFDANASNSQISSSRNSNQKFNTVTDDLQQSGESAAFVPLSMTALQMHNGGKTANPKQSTRILPQICNLTDITEREESNLTRSTKVFSEAPSDVRMSIRIAYKSGDDVIRELSNISSGEIMVPRWSRQDTNCDVIEEVVRSKSGESKSKGDSPTARGVQEGISKGLHTGYSNLYQESMHDIADTINEARRAMDFIDQTLASGDKTDPRDSAVTQARGDHVESEKIDQDENELKDDDERYIKENQGVTPIDEHLKSLDIESPQIERTKSLSVRDVKPVDMDSTLVVKESGTDYGNSRGVGQKSTVSRQSSEERATFFVTNCERNT, from the exons ATGTCACAGCAGAAACACAGCGATGTCATCAAGACGCTTTGTCTGTGCTGCAGCGT CCGAGAGGAAGTGGCCACGAAGGAAGAGTCCTCCGCCTGGCAGGATCTTATCAAAGGAGGGACGATCCCCACCGCGGCGTCTCTCCGTGTCCCACCGGCCCGCATAGGACTGTCGGCGAAACCGGACCCACTGCAGGGGTTATCTAGTCGCGAGGTGTCCGAGAGGTACATCCTTAAACTCCAGAAGGAACGTGAGCGGACCAATCAGGCCGTGAGTCGTAGTCTGGACAATCTACCAATCAAAATTAA ACAAATGGTAAAAGAGAAAACAGACCCCGAGTTATTAAAGGCCAGGTTTATCAATGATTACAGAAATGGAATGTATACTAGCAGAAGCCAGAGTTATCAACTTGGGATGGGAACAAAATATGACGCTTGTAACACAACCAATCACCTTTTTCAAGCCATGCCAATAAACTCCCTGTGCAAACACACCAAAAGAAACTGTAGCAAGTGTCATAAACAAACCAGAGGGAGAAAGCCAGCAAAGAGACAAGAAAAAGATAACAGCGAAACCAAAACCGTGACAACGGATACGGAAACACGGACTTCCGGTTATGATTCTGATTTCGACCTCGTTTTGAATCAGTTTGGCGATCAACGCTTACAGAGTGATGTATCGATGCTGAATGGGTTTCCGGTGCGCCTACAGCAAGACACGGCTAGTGTTACCTCCAAGGAATTAAAGGACTTCAAGAATCGATATCAAAAAGTATTTGATGCGAACCGAAACGTCCATTTCGTTCATTCTTCATTGATGAATAGTAAACGCGTCAAACGACTGAACAAAACCAACTCACGGCCTCGTCTCCGAGGTTCATACGTACCAAACGAGGAGTATTCTTTAGAGATGATGAACATTCGCCCAGTTTATCACGATTCCCTTAATAAATACACGAGAAAAACATCCTTGTATCCCATTGCGCCGCCTCAAAGTCGCATATCTGAAAACACTGACTACCAGACCCCTCATTATCACCTCTCTGACTATTCGTATTCTGACGCCGACGATGAGTACGAGGATTCGTACACACCCGATAAAAGCTCCACTAACCAGGATGTACCCCGGCTCAAGTTGGACGATGAAGGAGATTATATTGGTGATGATAATGATGACGATGAAGATGACGATAGCAATGACGATTTTGATGCTAATGCGAGCAATTCTCAGATATCAAGCTCAAGAAATAGTAATCAAAAATTTAACACTGTAACAGACGATCTGCAGCAATCTGGGGAAAGCGCCGCGTTTGTTCCTCTATCTATGACTGCCTTGCAGATGCACAACGGCGGAAAAACTGCAAACCCAAAACAAAGTACTAGAATCCTTCCACAGATATGCAATCTTACGGACATCACCGAAAGAGAAGAGAGCAACCTCACTCGATCCACAAAAGTGTTTAGCGAAGCTCCCTCTGACGTACGCATGTCTATCCGGATTGCGTATAAATCAGGTGATGACGTCATAAGAGAACTGAGCAACATTTCGTCGGGAGAAATCATGGTTCCACGCTGGTCTCGACAAGACACCAACTGTGATGTCATCGAAGAGGTCGTAAGGTCAAAAAGTGGGGAATCTAAAAGCAAAGGAGATTCCCCAACAGCTCGAGGAGTCCAAGAGGGGATTTCTAAGGGCTTACATACGGGTTATAGTAATCTGTATCAGGAATCCATGCATGATATCGCTGATACGATAAACGAAGCTCGGCGGGCCATGGATTTTATAGATCAGACTTTGGCCTCGGGAGATAAAACTGACCCCAGAGACAGTGCCGTTACCCAGGCGAGGGGGGATCATGTCGAGTCCGAAAAGATTGACCAAGATGAGAATGAGCTTAAGGACGACGATGAGAGATATATCAAAGAGAACCAAGGGGTTACTCCGATTGATGAGCATTTGAAAAGTTTGGACATCGAGAGCCCGCAGATAGAAAGGACAAAATCTCTCTCAGTTAGAGACGTGAAACCGGTAGACATGGATTCGACGTTAGTTGTCAAAGAGTCAGGCACTGATTATGGAAACAGTCGTGGGGTCGGTCAAAAATCGACAGTTTCAAGACAATCAAGTGAAGAAAGGGCGACGTTCTTTGTGACCAACTGCGAACGAAACACTTGA